A region of Nitrospirota bacterium DNA encodes the following proteins:
- a CDS encoding histidine kinase: protein MFAAVFFYAVLLIGAGLILLSHAENPDVRVQIRLALVVAAFLSALLVAVLFLALYVFVLGPLELLSREIRIITGVNPRYVITVLHRHFLGDIPEAVRDLGDAFMKSRREIAEAVSASSSELESSRTRLETILSSLKEGIIVCDERARIMFYNLAARRVMQESSALGLGLSLYQLCTASPIESSLAILRQRRVRNPADPESENSISFVSSTLMGTIISCSIRLLPEVHGLSWSFLLTCEDVSREADARGRRENLMRAAMRGIQTPLTSLRLSVDSIEMLPDLDAGSRAALERTMVSDTATLTAQFEVLAREIEAMESPRYLVSDVYTGDVVACVARQLGERGVLLTMIGDPLWIKAEIHSLLHLLEFFAWKIHEYSCAASVEVETLLGDKRVYFNFFWRGKAVPEALIRQWKSSQIEPPDSQTVSEVLEHLGSEVWSRPHGMPGYAMLCIPILSSTRQWESPAPLLPARPVYTDFSPYEDAEGAGRLKDLPLNRISFVVFDTETTGLAPLEGDEIVSLAGVRIVNRGIVVGETFDRLVNPGRTIPPSSARFHGITDDMVIDKPSIEDVLRSFHAFTGDAVLVGHNTAFDMRFIRMKEKRAGVSFRGPVLDTLALSLFLHDHTPEHSLDAVARRLGVEVRARHTAQGDALITAQIFLKFLFLLQERGINTMAQLMEVIRR, encoded by the coding sequence ATGTTCGCCGCGGTGTTCTTTTATGCAGTGCTGCTTATCGGTGCGGGTCTTATTCTCCTGTCGCATGCCGAAAATCCTGATGTCCGTGTACAGATACGTCTTGCCCTCGTGGTTGCCGCCTTTTTATCCGCCTTGCTCGTTGCCGTTCTCTTCCTTGCGCTTTATGTATTTGTGCTTGGACCACTGGAGCTGCTCAGCAGGGAGATCCGTATCATTACCGGGGTAAATCCAAGGTATGTGATTACGGTCTTACATCGACATTTCCTTGGCGATATTCCGGAAGCAGTCCGTGATCTGGGCGACGCGTTTATGAAGTCAAGACGCGAGATTGCCGAGGCTGTTTCCGCGAGTTCGAGTGAACTGGAAAGCAGCAGGACGCGTCTAGAAACTATCCTTTCATCGCTCAAGGAGGGCATAATCGTTTGCGACGAACGGGCACGCATCATGTTTTACAATCTTGCTGCCCGGAGGGTAATGCAGGAAAGCTCAGCACTCGGACTGGGCCTCTCTCTCTATCAGCTCTGCACCGCTTCGCCAATCGAGAGTTCCCTTGCAATTCTGAGGCAGCGGAGAGTCCGGAATCCTGCAGACCCGGAGTCTGAAAACAGTATTTCTTTTGTAAGTTCAACCCTTATGGGGACGATCATCAGTTGCAGCATACGCCTTCTCCCGGAGGTTCATGGCCTGTCCTGGTCATTTCTGCTTACCTGTGAGGACGTCAGCAGAGAGGCGGATGCACGGGGGCGCCGGGAAAACCTCATGCGTGCCGCCATGAGGGGGATACAGACGCCGCTAACAAGTCTCAGGCTCAGTGTTGACAGTATCGAGATGCTGCCGGACCTTGATGCTGGCAGCCGTGCCGCGCTTGAGCGCACCATGGTGAGTGATACCGCGACACTTACCGCGCAGTTTGAGGTTCTTGCCCGCGAGATTGAGGCGATGGAGTCCCCCCGGTATCTGGTGAGCGATGTTTATACCGGGGATGTCGTTGCCTGTGTGGCCAGGCAGCTCGGGGAAAGAGGGGTACTACTTACCATGATCGGCGATCCCCTCTGGATAAAGGCGGAGATTCATTCCCTTCTGCACCTTCTTGAGTTCTTCGCCTGGAAGATTCATGAATACTCGTGCGCTGCATCTGTCGAAGTCGAAACTCTTCTGGGCGACAAGCGCGTCTATTTCAATTTTTTCTGGCGAGGCAAGGCAGTGCCCGAGGCGTTGATCCGGCAATGGAAGTCATCTCAGATTGAGCCCCCTGACAGTCAGACTGTCTCAGAAGTGCTTGAGCACTTGGGCAGCGAAGTCTGGAGCAGGCCGCATGGTATGCCGGGCTATGCCATGCTTTGCATCCCCATACTGTCGTCCACGCGGCAGTGGGAATCCCCTGCTCCTCTGCTGCCTGCACGGCCGGTCTATACTGATTTCTCACCATATGAGGACGCTGAAGGGGCCGGCCGGTTGAAGGACCTTCCCTTAAATCGTATTTCCTTTGTCGTCTTCGACACAGAGACCACCGGCCTTGCCCCCCTTGAAGGCGACGAGATCGTTTCCCTTGCCGGGGTAAGAATCGTCAACCGGGGCATTGTAGTCGGTGAAACCTTTGATCGCCTGGTGAACCCAGGGAGGACCATTCCCCCATCATCTGCGCGTTTTCATGGAATCACGGACGATATGGTTATCGATAAACCCTCCATTGAAGACGTTCTTCGCTCATTTCATGCGTTTACCGGTGATGCAGTCCTGGTAGGGCATAATACTGCATTTGATATGCGTTTCATCAGGATGAAAGAGAAACGTGCCGGTGTTTCTTTCCGCGGCCCGGTGCTGGATACCCTTGCGCTGTCGCTCTTTCTGCACGACCATACGCCTGAGCACTCCCTGGACGCTGTTGCCCGGCGACTGGGAGTAGAGGTTAGGGCAAGACATACTGCGCAGGGAGATGCTCTCATTACGGCTCAGATATTCCTCAAGTTTTTATTCCTGCTTCAGGAACGCGGGATCAATACCATGGCTCAATTGATGGAGGTTATACGCCGATGA
- a CDS encoding response regulator produces the protein MHRILIVDDEPNIVLALELLMKREGYQVQSVDDGQKVFDALREFRPDLIVLDIMMPKMDGYEVCQRIRADASLKDIAIIMLTAKGREVEKEKGLALGADYYVTKPFSTREVMMRINEILSSRPGQ, from the coding sequence ATGCACCGCATTCTGATTGTGGATGATGAGCCGAATATCGTACTAGCTCTCGAACTCCTGATGAAGAGGGAAGGCTATCAGGTTCAGAGCGTGGACGACGGCCAGAAGGTCTTTGATGCTTTGAGAGAATTCCGGCCCGATCTTATTGTTCTCGACATCATGATGCCGAAGATGGACGGGTATGAAGTATGTCAGCGCATTCGGGCGGATGCCTCACTGAAGGACATTGCCATCATCATGCTTACCGCAAAGGGCCGAGAGGTCGAGAAAGAAAAGGGGTTGGCTCTGGGTGCAGATTACTATGTTACCAAGCCCTTCTCTACCCGGGAGGTAATGATGAGGATTAATGAGATCCTGTCATCGAGACCGGGTCAATAG
- a CDS encoding cyclic nucleotide-binding/CBS domain-containing protein produces MAMLSKDAALFLKKHPPFSLLDDHTLGRLVESLIMELYPAGTLILKQGDQQTRGLHIIKEGGVKILARAASGQERVIDYRDAGETFGFLSLDEDDRLDVSVQAVGDTVCYVADKAGIMKLLDDHPLLREYLIPSYFPKREESPAGSSVYQHAPHLGSQRVLFTTPVRDLAGREVITVRADTPIIEAVRLMSAHRISALVIMDKSDWPEGIITSSDLRDRVLARQKDQSDPVSDIMSNPLVMVDGADFCFEALLKMMSHNVHHLLVIDSGKLTGIVSNHDFLVLQGISPLLVVREIENQSTIEGLIAASGKIRGLISLLLREGAGAGSILRIITTVNDRIERKILDLALTTLGTPPVPFCWIVYGSAGRKEQTFKTDQDNAIVYADTAGELEQLATAEYFGRFAEFVVNAFLRCGFMLCPGDFMATTPQWRQPLSVWKRSFSAWIDTPTSKAIHNSANLFDFRGLHGDLNLAVELKKHLMHSLRNQMIFLKALAELTTDYRPPLGLFGSLIFEKTGEHAKHLNIKDKCLTPLTNIVRLFSFESNIPETSTLERIAVLKNIHPVMKEVGDDLEHAFEFVSLLRIRHQLDQSAMNIEPDNFIDPRQLGSLEFRNLKGICSLVAQVINDISRKYGTGARL; encoded by the coding sequence ATGGCAATGCTGAGTAAAGACGCCGCACTATTTTTAAAAAAACACCCGCCGTTCAGCCTTCTCGACGATCATACGCTCGGCCGGCTGGTGGAGAGCCTCATAATGGAGCTGTATCCTGCCGGCACGCTTATCCTGAAGCAGGGAGACCAGCAAACCCGCGGCCTTCATATCATCAAAGAGGGAGGCGTAAAAATTCTCGCCAGAGCCGCGTCGGGGCAGGAGCGCGTAATCGACTACCGTGATGCTGGGGAGACATTCGGGTTTCTTTCCCTTGATGAAGATGATCGGCTTGACGTATCAGTGCAGGCCGTTGGAGACACAGTCTGCTATGTTGCAGACAAGGCCGGCATTATGAAGCTTTTGGATGACCATCCTCTCTTGCGGGAATATCTGATTCCCTCATATTTTCCGAAACGAGAAGAATCACCTGCCGGATCTTCCGTCTATCAGCATGCCCCTCACCTCGGATCCCAAAGGGTTCTCTTTACTACCCCTGTCAGAGACCTTGCGGGCCGGGAGGTAATCACTGTCCGCGCCGATACTCCCATCATAGAGGCTGTCAGATTGATGTCGGCGCACCGCATCAGTGCCCTTGTGATTATGGACAAGTCCGACTGGCCGGAGGGGATTATCACTTCATCTGATCTGCGCGACAGGGTATTAGCCCGACAAAAGGACCAATCCGATCCCGTCAGCGACATCATGAGCAATCCGCTTGTCATGGTAGACGGCGCCGATTTCTGCTTTGAAGCACTCCTCAAGATGATGAGCCACAACGTTCACCATCTTCTTGTCATTGATTCAGGGAAACTCACCGGAATCGTCAGCAACCACGATTTTCTGGTCCTGCAGGGAATTTCACCGCTCCTGGTCGTCAGAGAGATCGAGAATCAATCGACCATAGAAGGTCTCATCGCTGCGTCGGGAAAAATCAGGGGGCTCATTTCGCTTCTCCTCCGGGAGGGGGCAGGTGCGGGAAGCATCCTGAGGATCATCACCACGGTAAACGACCGGATTGAACGCAAGATCCTTGACCTCGCACTCACTACGCTCGGAACACCGCCAGTACCCTTCTGCTGGATCGTTTACGGGAGTGCCGGCAGGAAGGAACAGACATTCAAGACAGATCAGGACAATGCAATTGTGTATGCAGACACGGCAGGGGAACTGGAGCAGCTCGCGACAGCGGAGTATTTCGGCCGCTTCGCGGAATTTGTTGTGAACGCATTCTTGCGTTGCGGTTTTATGCTTTGTCCTGGCGATTTTATGGCTACCACCCCCCAGTGGAGACAGCCCCTCTCCGTATGGAAAAGAAGTTTCAGCGCGTGGATTGATACGCCGACGAGCAAGGCGATCCATAATTCAGCCAACCTCTTCGATTTCAGGGGGCTGCACGGAGATCTGAATCTTGCGGTGGAACTCAAAAAGCACCTGATGCATTCTCTCCGGAATCAGATGATCTTTCTTAAGGCATTAGCAGAACTGACTACAGACTACCGCCCGCCCCTTGGCCTGTTCGGGTCCCTGATATTCGAAAAGACCGGAGAACATGCGAAACACCTTAATATCAAGGACAAATGCCTTACCCCCTTAACCAATATCGTTCGTCTCTTCAGCTTTGAAAGCAACATCCCGGAAACCTCTACGCTGGAGAGAATCGCAGTCCTGAAAAATATCCATCCTGTGATGAAGGAGGTAGGTGATGATCTTGAACATGCATTTGAGTTTGTTTCACTGCTCAGGATACGCCATCAGCTGGATCAATCCGCTATGAACATCGAACCGGACAACTTCATCGACCCCAGGCAGCTGGGATCGCTTGAATTCAGGAACCTCAAGGGTATCTGCAGTCTGGTCGCCCAGGTCATTAACGACATATCAAGGAAATACGGCACAGGCGCCCGCCTGTAA
- a CDS encoding peptidylprolyl isomerase: MRRVAVICVVALALVSCSKKEAGVKGPYLAKIDNTAVTQADFDREFQALPDYAQQIFTDAAGKEKFLNEIINKELLYKEAVKKGYDKGQDYIKKVEEFKKLSLVSELFEKEIMAKAKVSDQEVKDYYDKNKDDFIVAKEIKASHILVKTEDEAQKVLSRLKKGEKFEVIAKAVSIDTGSAKNGGDLGFFKKGQMVPEFERAAAALKTGETTSFPVKSPFGFHIIKVTDKKTGEAIPYDKVRDLVSQKLSGERQKGVFDTYMAELKKSHKVEINKEALTAKPVPAKTDKQEAPAKPEEKKAEPKKEEPKK, encoded by the coding sequence ATGAGAAGAGTTGCAGTTATATGCGTTGTAGCACTGGCATTGGTATCATGTTCCAAGAAGGAGGCAGGGGTAAAGGGTCCCTATCTTGCGAAGATTGACAATACGGCCGTAACACAGGCGGATTTTGACCGGGAGTTCCAGGCGCTGCCTGATTATGCCCAGCAGATCTTCACTGACGCTGCCGGGAAAGAGAAGTTCCTGAACGAGATCATTAATAAGGAGCTGCTGTACAAGGAAGCGGTCAAGAAGGGCTATGACAAGGGACAGGATTACATCAAGAAAGTGGAAGAATTCAAGAAGCTCTCCCTCGTGTCCGAACTTTTCGAAAAGGAGATCATGGCAAAGGCCAAGGTCTCTGACCAGGAAGTAAAAGACTATTACGATAAGAACAAGGACGACTTTATTGTTGCAAAGGAGATCAAGGCGAGCCATATCCTGGTGAAGACAGAGGATGAGGCTCAGAAAGTCCTCTCCCGTTTGAAGAAGGGCGAGAAATTTGAGGTGATTGCAAAGGCTGTTTCCATTGATACCGGTTCAGCGAAGAACGGTGGAGACCTCGGCTTTTTCAAAAAGGGTCAGATGGTGCCTGAGTTCGAAAGGGCTGCTGCAGCACTGAAGACTGGTGAGACTACGAGTTTTCCGGTCAAGAGCCCTTTTGGTTTCCATATTATCAAGGTGACGGACAAGAAGACCGGTGAAGCTATTCCTTATGACAAAGTGCGCGACCTCGTCTCGCAGAAACTTTCCGGCGAGAGACAGAAAGGGGTCTTTGACACCTACATGGCTGAGCTGAAGAAGTCCCATAAGGTGGAGATCAACAAAGAAGCCTTGACGGCAAAGCCTGTGCCGGCAAAAACGGATAAGCAGGAAGCCCCTGCAAAGCCTGAGGAAAAGAAGGCAGAACCGAAAAAGGAAGAGCCTAAAAAATAA
- the hemL gene encoding glutamate-1-semialdehyde 2,1-aminomutase — MKNHSASKSLFRKASAAIPGGVNSPVRAFKAVGGNPLFIDRAKGSRIYDVDGNSYIDYVLSWGPMILGHSFPRVVNALKKAAEKGTSYGAPTALEIELAERVLKIYPSMDKIRMVNSGTEATMSAIRVARGFTGRDKILKFEGCYHGHADGLLVKAGSGAATFGLPDSPGVPKSYARNTLTLPFNDVSAFKRLLEKDGKNIACVIVEPVVGNIGCVLPKPGFLETLRKFTKKYGIVLIFDEVMTGFRVAFGGAQAYYGINPDLTCLGKVIGGGLPVGAYGGRKEIMSMISPEGPVYQAGTLSGNPLAMTAGIETIKELSKAGVYKSIEANCVMLEKGLNDAAKKAGVSTRFYRAGSMFCTYFTDIEVTDYATAKKADTQKFSRFFSEMLEQGVNLAPSQFEAGFMSLAHSEKDIETTVKAAYVSLKKIDK, encoded by the coding sequence ATGAAAAATCACTCTGCTTCAAAGAGTTTGTTTCGGAAGGCATCAGCAGCTATTCCCGGGGGAGTAAACAGTCCTGTGCGGGCATTTAAGGCTGTCGGAGGCAACCCTCTTTTTATTGACCGGGCAAAGGGTTCGCGCATTTATGATGTTGACGGCAACTCCTACATAGATTACGTGCTTTCCTGGGGGCCCATGATCCTCGGCCATTCCTTCCCACGGGTAGTAAATGCGCTCAAGAAGGCGGCAGAAAAAGGCACGAGCTACGGCGCGCCAACCGCACTTGAGATCGAACTTGCAGAACGCGTGCTCAAGATATATCCTTCCATGGACAAGATCCGGATGGTGAATTCAGGCACTGAGGCGACCATGTCTGCCATCAGGGTTGCGAGGGGTTTCACCGGCAGGGACAAAATACTCAAATTTGAAGGCTGCTACCATGGCCATGCTGACGGTCTGCTGGTCAAGGCAGGTTCAGGTGCTGCGACCTTCGGTCTGCCTGACAGTCCCGGTGTGCCTAAGTCCTATGCGCGCAATACGCTCACCCTTCCCTTTAATGATGTCTCTGCTTTCAAGCGTCTTTTAGAAAAAGACGGCAAGAACATCGCATGTGTTATCGTCGAACCTGTTGTCGGCAATATCGGCTGCGTGCTCCCGAAACCTGGCTTTCTGGAAACCCTGAGAAAATTCACCAAAAAATATGGCATCGTCCTCATCTTCGACGAAGTCATGACCGGCTTCAGAGTAGCATTCGGCGGAGCACAGGCATACTATGGCATTAACCCTGACTTGACCTGTCTCGGCAAGGTGATCGGCGGCGGGCTGCCTGTGGGCGCATATGGCGGCAGGAAAGAGATCATGTCCATGATATCGCCGGAAGGTCCTGTGTATCAGGCGGGCACGCTCTCGGGCAACCCTCTTGCCATGACAGCCGGTATCGAGACCATAAAAGAACTTTCGAAGGCAGGGGTCTATAAATCGATCGAAGCAAACTGCGTAATGCTCGAAAAAGGACTGAACGATGCTGCAAAAAAAGCGGGAGTTTCAACCCGCTTTTACCGCGCAGGAAGCATGTTCTGCACCTATTTCACCGATATTGAGGTGACAGATTATGCAACGGCAAAAAAAGCAGATACGCAAAAATTCTCAAGGTTCTTCTCGGAAATGCTTGAACAGGGCGTGAATCTGGCGCCGTCGCAGTTCGAGGCCGGGTTCATGTCCCTTGCTCATTCTGAAAAAGACATTGAAACAACCGTAAAAGCAGCATACGTAAGCCTGAAAAAAATAGATAAATAG
- a CDS encoding cytochrome c3 family protein: MTLNPLKLFNNITNWFSEKLTPRAKIILAIGALIFIIIMGFIAYKINDYFENDPNACFACHVHDDANKQWAKSEHANINCHECHHSSKKDQMIQMYRFAFLGQRSVAPRHGEIIVPRVLCLRCHWERDEKFPKAPDISRSRYHAKHVFIEKIECTKCHGYRTHKFSLEERYCLTCHKDKGFRPHGTTDKPHEKIPMGELPCLNCHTDRTSNLLPERKKCLFCHGDEKVRKELTSDATIDVKHFRPSDETVKKAVKINVPDKAPMQFECRTCHNPHLRSRPDWAACTVKCHTTVPYTGKHEIHLQMNLACKNCHKPHGWKVTPEQAKKDCVTCHEYKDPKLFIK, from the coding sequence ATGACATTAAATCCGCTCAAGCTGTTCAACAACATTACCAACTGGTTCTCGGAGAAGCTCACGCCCAGGGCAAAGATCATCCTCGCCATCGGCGCCCTGATTTTTATTATCATCATGGGTTTTATTGCCTACAAGATCAATGACTACTTTGAGAACGATCCCAATGCCTGTTTTGCCTGTCATGTACATGATGATGCGAACAAACAGTGGGCCAAGAGTGAACATGCCAACATCAACTGCCATGAATGCCACCATTCGTCAAAGAAGGACCAGATGATACAGATGTACCGCTTTGCCTTCCTCGGCCAGCGGTCTGTCGCGCCGAGGCACGGCGAGATAATCGTTCCGAGGGTCCTCTGCCTCAGATGTCACTGGGAAAGAGACGAGAAGTTCCCCAAGGCGCCTGACATCAGCAGGTCGCGCTATCATGCAAAGCACGTTTTCATCGAGAAAATCGAATGCACCAAGTGCCATGGGTACAGAACGCACAAGTTTTCACTTGAGGAACGCTATTGTCTGACCTGTCACAAAGACAAGGGGTTCCGCCCTCATGGTACGACAGACAAACCCCATGAAAAAATACCGATGGGTGAACTGCCCTGCCTCAACTGTCATACAGACCGCACATCAAATTTGCTGCCTGAGAGGAAAAAATGTCTCTTCTGTCATGGCGATGAAAAAGTGAGGAAGGAACTGACGAGCGATGCCACGATCGATGTCAAGCATTTCAGGCCTTCAGATGAAACCGTGAAGAAGGCGGTCAAGATCAATGTCCCTGATAAAGCTCCCATGCAGTTCGAATGCAGAACATGCCACAATCCACATCTGCGTTCCAGGCCCGACTGGGCAGCATGCACCGTCAAGTGTCATACAACAGTTCCTTATACCGGCAAGCACGAGATCCATTTGCAGATGAATCTGGCCTGCAAGAATTGTCATAAACCACACGGCTGGAAAGTGACGCCTGAGCAGGCGAAAAAGGACTGTGTGACCTGTCACGAATATAAGGACCCGAAACTTTTCATAAAATAA